A region of Hydrogenimonas cancrithermarum DNA encodes the following proteins:
- a CDS encoding metal ABC transporter permease, translating into MLEALQMPFFQHALIAGVLIAVAIGLIGPLTMANKMTFMSGGIAHATYGGVGAAIFFGFSILLGATLAALLAAAVISVISYRYAHRADTAIGIVWAVGMAIGVILSDLTPGYNVDLMSFLFGSILAVGSDDLWIMGFFDIVALGLVWFFYYDFMALSFDPVFAKLQGVKTQLLHLLLLGLVAITVVLAMRLVGLIMVIALLTMPSFSSERYVKSLGGMMLFSILLSACYIVGGLFFAYWYDLSSGASVILVAAFGTIALFMMKNTLKFQKG; encoded by the coding sequence ATGCTTGAAGCGCTTCAGATGCCATTTTTCCAGCATGCGCTGATCGCCGGAGTGCTGATCGCCGTGGCGATCGGGCTCATCGGTCCTTTGACGATGGCCAACAAAATGACCTTCATGAGCGGCGGGATCGCCCATGCCACCTACGGCGGTGTCGGTGCCGCCATCTTTTTCGGCTTTTCGATTCTGCTCGGTGCGACGCTTGCCGCACTTTTGGCAGCCGCCGTCATCTCCGTCATCTCCTACCGTTATGCACACCGTGCCGATACCGCCATCGGAATCGTCTGGGCCGTCGGTATGGCGATCGGTGTCATTTTGAGCGATTTGACGCCGGGCTACAATGTCGACCTGATGAGTTTCCTTTTCGGTTCCATCCTCGCTGTCGGCAGTGACGACCTCTGGATTATGGGCTTTTTCGACATTGTGGCACTCGGTCTGGTTTGGTTCTTTTATTATGACTTTATGGCGCTTAGTTTCGATCCGGTCTTTGCGAAACTTCAGGGGGTGAAGACACAACTGCTCCATCTGCTTTTACTGGGACTTGTAGCCATTACAGTCGTACTGGCAATGCGTCTTGTGGGACTTATCATGGTCATTGCACTGCTGACAATGCCGAGTTTTTCGAGTGAACGCTATGTCAAGTCGCTTGGGGGGATGATGCTTTTTTCTATCCTTCTTTCGGCTTGCTATATTGTAGGGGGTCTGTTTTTCGCTTATTGGTATGACCTCTCTTCCGGTGCTTCAGTCATTCTCGTGGCCGCCTTTGGTACAATTGCGTTATTTATGATGAAAAACACTTTAAAATTTCAAAAAGGTTAA
- a CDS encoding metal ABC transporter ATP-binding protein, which produces MSQVAAEVRHLYFSYNEQPVLEDVSFQVEKGDFLAIIGPNGGGKSTLLKLMMGILKPDRGEVLLFGKPPRTSGAVIGYVPQETGHNLDFPITVLDVVLMGVLHRRNLLRRYDGDLRKKALDALEKVKMDQFSDRRIAELSGGQRQRVLIARALCSDPDILMLDEPTASIDFNGQHEIFELLEILNKTMTVIVVSHDMSMVMGYARHAAYVNKTVVMHTIDPHTRYQIKHELEGHEGHYCGAEFWQDMGRKIECTEECKHA; this is translated from the coding sequence ATGAGTCAGGTTGCTGCCGAGGTTCGACATCTTTACTTCTCCTACAACGAGCAGCCGGTACTCGAAGATGTCTCTTTCCAGGTCGAAAAAGGAGATTTCCTTGCGATAATCGGCCCAAACGGCGGCGGAAAGAGCACGCTTTTAAAGCTGATGATGGGCATCCTGAAGCCCGATCGCGGTGAAGTGCTTCTGTTTGGAAAGCCGCCCCGGACAAGCGGAGCGGTCATTGGATATGTACCGCAGGAGACGGGGCATAATCTCGATTTTCCCATCACGGTGCTCGATGTAGTGCTGATGGGGGTACTTCACCGTCGCAATCTGTTACGACGCTACGACGGTGACTTGAGAAAAAAAGCGCTGGATGCACTTGAAAAAGTGAAGATGGATCAATTTTCCGACCGCCGCATCGCCGAACTTTCCGGCGGGCAGCGGCAGCGAGTGCTTATCGCCAGAGCACTCTGCAGCGATCCCGATATCCTGATGCTCGATGAACCGACGGCGAGTATCGATTTCAATGGTCAGCACGAAATATTCGAACTTCTCGAAATACTCAACAAAACGATGACAGTGATCGTCGTCAGCCATGATATGAGTATGGTGATGGGATACGCAAGGCATGCCGCCTATGTCAACAAAACGGTCGTCATGCACACGATCGATCCCCATACCCGATACCAGATCAAACATGAGCTCGAAGGCCACGAAGGGCACTACTGCGGGGCGGAGTTCTGGCAGGATATGGGCCGAAAAATCGAATGTACCGAGGAGTGCAAACATGCTTGA
- a CDS encoding metal ABC transporter solute-binding protein, Zn/Mn family: protein MADITVMVAPGASPATYEPKPSQMKKVTKAQIYFAIGVPFEKAWLPRFKTQNPKMQIIDTTRGIKKLPMASHHHHKHPQHSTLNTQHSLDPHVWLSPPLVKIQARNIAEALGNIDPAHKAVYKKNLEKFELEIDELDLKLREILKPCHGNAMMVFHPSWGYFAHAYGLKQIPIEIEGKEPKSRELVHLIREAKEEGVKALFVQPQFSKRTARVIAESIGAKIVMADPLAPDWSDNLLRIAKKVCEVAR, encoded by the coding sequence TTGGCTGATATTACAGTAATGGTGGCACCGGGAGCTAGTCCTGCAACCTATGAGCCAAAACCTTCGCAGATGAAAAAGGTGACCAAAGCCCAAATCTATTTCGCCATAGGTGTCCCTTTCGAAAAAGCGTGGTTACCAAGATTTAAGACCCAAAACCCCAAAATGCAAATCATCGATACGACCAGGGGCATAAAAAAACTTCCCATGGCCAGCCATCATCACCATAAACATCCTCAACACTCAACACTCAACACTCAACACTCTCTCGATCCCCACGTTTGGCTCTCCCCACCTCTTGTCAAAATTCAGGCCAGAAATATCGCCGAAGCACTCGGAAACATCGACCCGGCACACAAAGCGGTCTATAAAAAAAATCTGGAAAAGTTCGAGTTGGAAATCGATGAACTCGATCTGAAACTTCGTGAGATTCTCAAGCCGTGCCATGGCAATGCGATGATGGTTTTTCACCCCTCTTGGGGCTATTTTGCACACGCTTACGGTCTCAAGCAAATTCCGATCGAAATCGAAGGAAAAGAGCCGAAGTCAAGGGAACTGGTTCATCTGATACGCGAAGCGAAAGAGGAGGGAGTCAAAGCCCTCTTCGTGCAACCGCAATTTTCCAAACGGACGGCCAGGGTGATCGCCGAGTCGATTGGAGCGAAAATCGTAATGGCCGATCCTCTGGCACCCGACTGGTCCGACAACCTGCTTCGTATCGCCAAAAAAGTTTGTGAAGTCGCCCGATGA
- the aroC gene encoding chorismate synthase has protein sequence MSNTFGKRFRMTTFGESHGKAIGCVLDGVPAGLEIDEAFIQSELDRRRPGKNAYATARKEPDSVEILSGVFEGKSTGTPIAMVIFNTNQKSKDYGNIKDLFRPGHADFTYWEKYGIRDYRGGGRSSARETAARVAAGAVAKLMLREIGMKVESGIFKIGDVEARKYDFDYARNSEIFALDSSMEQAQKDTVLRAKEAHDSIGGAALVRATGVPVGLGEPIYYKLDAVLAEAMMGINAVKGVEIGEGIHSAELLGSENNDEMTHEGFLSHHAGGILGGISSGDTLDIKVYFKPTPSIFKPMQTLDIHGAEVTCELKGRHDPCVAIRGSVVAEAMAALVLADMLLLNMGRKMEQVRRAYAQ, from the coding sequence ATGAGCAATACATTTGGTAAGAGATTTCGTATGACCACGTTCGGCGAGTCGCATGGCAAGGCGATCGGCTGCGTTCTCGATGGGGTACCGGCAGGGCTCGAGATAGACGAAGCCTTTATCCAGAGTGAACTCGATCGTCGCCGTCCGGGTAAAAACGCTTATGCCACAGCACGAAAAGAGCCCGACAGTGTCGAGATTCTCAGCGGTGTTTTTGAAGGCAAAAGTACCGGTACGCCGATCGCGATGGTAATCTTCAATACCAACCAGAAGTCCAAAGACTATGGCAACATCAAGGATCTTTTCCGTCCCGGTCACGCCGACTTCACCTACTGGGAGAAGTACGGTATCCGTGATTACCGCGGCGGCGGACGGAGCAGTGCGCGTGAGACCGCCGCACGCGTGGCAGCAGGTGCTGTGGCGAAGCTGATGCTGCGCGAGATCGGTATGAAAGTCGAAAGCGGCATTTTCAAAATCGGTGACGTCGAAGCGAGGAAGTACGACTTCGACTACGCCAGAAACAGTGAAATCTTCGCGCTCGACTCGTCGATGGAGCAGGCGCAGAAAGATACCGTGCTTCGCGCCAAAGAGGCGCACGACAGTATCGGCGGTGCGGCCCTCGTTCGTGCCACCGGCGTCCCGGTGGGTCTCGGCGAGCCCATCTACTACAAACTCGACGCCGTCCTGGCCGAAGCGATGATGGGAATCAACGCCGTCAAAGGGGTCGAAATCGGCGAAGGGATCCACAGCGCTGAACTGCTTGGCAGTGAAAACAACGACGAGATGACGCACGAAGGTTTTCTCAGCCACCATGCCGGCGGAATCCTGGGGGGCATCAGCAGTGGAGACACACTCGATATCAAAGTCTATTTCAAGCCGACCCCGTCGATTTTCAAGCCGATGCAGACCCTCGACATTCATGGCGCAGAGGTTACCTGTGAACTCAAAGGTCGCCACGACCCCTGTGTCGCCATCCGCGGCTCCGTCGTCGCCGAAGCGATGGCTGCTTTGGTGCTGGCTGATATGCTCCTTCTGAACATGGGGCGGAAGATGGAACAGGTGCGCCGCGCTTATGCGCAATGA
- the rnc gene encoding ribonuclease III encodes MDELKPLEDQLGYKFKDRQKLVEALTHKSYKKPYNNERLEFLGDAVLDLVVGEYLYDKFPKAKEGELSKMRASLVNEAGFKKLADALHLGDYIYISAAEENNKGREKPSLLSNAFEALMGAIYLESGLDEVRRITIDLIEACYPKIDLGSLFKDYKTTLQELTQAKFGVIPDYILKDATGPDHNKEFEVQVFVNDRLLATAKGKSKKAAQQEAAHTALKLLKDEDKS; translated from the coding sequence ATGGATGAGCTTAAGCCTCTTGAAGATCAGCTTGGATACAAGTTCAAAGACCGGCAAAAGCTTGTAGAAGCGTTAACCCACAAAAGTTACAAAAAGCCTTACAATAACGAGCGCCTTGAATTTTTAGGAGATGCGGTGCTCGATTTGGTGGTCGGTGAATATCTTTACGACAAATTCCCGAAAGCGAAAGAGGGGGAATTGAGCAAGATGCGTGCATCGCTCGTCAACGAAGCGGGTTTCAAGAAGTTGGCCGACGCATTGCATCTGGGTGATTATATCTATATCTCCGCCGCGGAAGAGAACAACAAAGGGCGTGAAAAACCTTCACTGCTTTCCAACGCCTTCGAAGCGCTGATGGGGGCGATCTATCTCGAATCGGGTCTCGATGAGGTACGACGCATTACAATCGACCTGATCGAGGCGTGCTATCCGAAGATCGATCTGGGTTCGCTTTTTAAAGATTACAAGACGACATTGCAGGAGTTGACGCAGGCGAAGTTCGGCGTCATTCCCGACTATATCCTCAAAGATGCGACAGGCCCCGACCACAACAAAGAGTTCGAAGTACAGGTTTTCGTCAACGACAGATTGCTCGCTACAGCCAAAGGCAAGAGTAAAAAAGCTGCGCAGCAGGAGGCGGCACATACAGCACTCAAGCTGCTGAAAGATGAGGATAAGTCATGA
- the rnhA gene encoding ribonuclease HI, translating into MKQVTIFSDGSSLGNPGPGGYGTILRYGDREKELTGGEPMTTNNRMELLAVIEGLKALKEPCDVTIYSDSSYVVNAINEWLDNWIKKDFKKVKNPDLWKAYIEAAKPHRVKAIWVRGHNGHPENERCDELARTTAEKFKENLHG; encoded by the coding sequence ATGAAACAGGTTACAATCTTCTCTGACGGTTCGAGTCTGGGCAATCCTGGCCCGGGTGGTTACGGAACGATTCTTCGTTACGGTGATAGAGAGAAGGAACTCACCGGCGGTGAGCCGATGACGACCAACAACAGAATGGAACTGTTGGCTGTCATCGAAGGTCTCAAAGCTCTCAAAGAGCCGTGTGACGTGACGATATACAGCGACTCCAGTTATGTTGTCAATGCGATCAACGAGTGGCTTGACAACTGGATCAAAAAGGATTTTAAAAAGGTGAAAAACCCCGACTTGTGGAAAGCCTATATCGAAGCGGCTAAGCCGCACAGAGTCAAGGCGATATGGGTACGCGGCCACAACGGTCACCCGGAAAACGAGCGGTGTGACGAGCTGGCACGCACGACCGCGGAAAAATTTAAGGAGAATTTACATGGATGA
- a CDS encoding tetratricopeptide repeat protein, which yields MDALLIDYRDPLFAVLLIAGMVFVIAFVSYWWGVYVKSRKSRRLQRFLKRFETHGVRKSLESMPYTPAMTQPLVLLARAYEKSGEYNNAIEIGRYLLEHCQDEPTTYELMELVGTTYMHAGFLERARSTFLQILKSNPRNKKVLNDLMVVYERLQDFKRAKEVIEPLEALGVEVDDLKLYLDLKIVLADSQIEHEKKIEKVISLYKAHKKYERTVFEYLLKNEPQRAWEMVQEANIERLIDIFWFLPASFMDYDRIKESPKLRAIYGARGDIEPSPPIGWFLIDMLNHLKKTGFNEATLQFAYLCKSCKQQFPVPFERCPRCMALDSVVVEREITKAGNETGYNLL from the coding sequence GTGGATGCGCTCCTCATAGATTATCGTGATCCGTTGTTTGCCGTGCTGCTGATTGCAGGGATGGTCTTTGTCATCGCTTTCGTCAGTTACTGGTGGGGTGTCTACGTCAAGTCACGCAAATCACGCCGCCTGCAGCGCTTTTTGAAGCGTTTCGAAACGCATGGGGTAAGGAAGAGTCTCGAATCGATGCCCTATACGCCGGCAATGACTCAGCCGTTGGTGTTGCTGGCGCGCGCTTATGAAAAGAGTGGCGAATACAACAACGCGATCGAGATCGGGCGCTATCTGCTCGAACACTGCCAGGATGAACCGACCACATACGAGCTGATGGAGCTCGTGGGCACAACCTATATGCATGCCGGTTTTCTGGAGCGGGCACGTTCCACTTTTTTGCAGATTCTCAAGTCGAATCCGCGCAACAAGAAGGTACTCAACGATCTGATGGTGGTCTATGAGCGACTGCAGGATTTCAAACGTGCCAAAGAGGTGATCGAACCGCTCGAGGCGCTTGGAGTCGAGGTCGATGACCTCAAACTCTATCTCGATCTCAAGATCGTTCTGGCCGATTCGCAGATCGAACATGAAAAGAAGATCGAAAAGGTGATATCGCTCTACAAAGCCCACAAAAAATATGAACGGACAGTGTTTGAATATTTGCTCAAAAACGAACCGCAGCGGGCATGGGAGATGGTGCAGGAGGCCAATATAGAGCGGCTCATCGACATCTTCTGGTTTCTTCCGGCCTCCTTTATGGATTATGACAGAATCAAGGAGAGTCCAAAGCTGCGTGCCATTTACGGGGCGCGCGGCGATATCGAGCCGAGTCCTCCGATCGGGTGGTTTTTGATCGATATGCTCAACCATCTGAAAAAGACAGGCTTCAACGAAGCGACGTTGCAGTTCGCTTATCTGTGCAAAAGTTGCAAACAGCAGTTTCCGGTGCCGTTTGAGCGTTGTCCGAGATGCATGGCGCTCGACAGTGTAGTCGTGGAGAGGGAAATTACAAAGGCGGGAAATGAAACAGGTTACAATCTTCTCTGA
- the dnaG gene encoding DNA primase, protein MIDNNSIEQLKQTIDIVDVVGNYVELKKNGSNFKGLCPFHDEKTPSFIVSPTKQFYKCFGCGAGGDAIKFLMEYEKLNYPEAIEKLAQMYNFTLRYTEGREGGGEEKRILETVGQWYRANLEHHEGAKNYLKARGVSLASIEKFSLGYAPSSEETLHFLQKAMIPMQKAEEVGILGHDRGRYYARLIDRIIFPIHSPSGMPVGFGGRTMGSHPAKYINSPQTKLFNKSRLLYGYHLAKEQIYRKKRLIVVEGYMDVIMLHQAGFGTAVATLGTALTNDHLPLLKKGEPEVIVAYDGDNAGINAAMKAALLLSSHNFEGGVVLFGNGMDPADMVNAGNADAIEALFSKPIPYAQFVIDQIVSQHNIHTPKGKEDAFHTVKNYLATLSPFVQEKYLPYAALRLGVNVAMLAPKTEKPVYRQYSHDRRGTQQPSQPQPFLTLTDVAEESIIKTLLKIPTLTDMVLDTMDSSMFGVHREAFEALLQGGEHEDLLRIELDDTIVTYSEEELKKQLVYFLQRYYKKALDNIKKDDRLPFEKKIFYIRKYQDYINHLKRGELVPYESNRTF, encoded by the coding sequence ATGATAGATAACAACTCCATTGAGCAGCTGAAGCAGACCATCGACATCGTCGACGTGGTCGGCAACTATGTCGAACTCAAAAAAAACGGCTCCAATTTCAAAGGGCTCTGCCCCTTTCATGACGAGAAGACACCGAGCTTCATCGTCAGTCCCACCAAACAGTTCTACAAATGTTTCGGATGCGGTGCCGGCGGGGATGCGATCAAATTTCTGATGGAGTATGAAAAGCTCAATTACCCCGAAGCGATCGAGAAACTGGCGCAGATGTACAACTTCACGCTCCGATACACGGAAGGCAGAGAAGGCGGTGGTGAAGAGAAACGGATTCTCGAGACGGTCGGCCAGTGGTACCGTGCCAACCTCGAGCACCATGAAGGGGCGAAAAACTACCTGAAAGCGCGCGGCGTCTCGCTTGCGAGCATCGAGAAGTTCTCGCTCGGTTACGCCCCCTCCTCCGAAGAGACGCTTCATTTTCTGCAAAAAGCGATGATCCCGATGCAAAAAGCTGAAGAGGTGGGCATATTGGGCCACGACCGCGGGCGCTACTATGCCAGACTGATCGACCGCATCATCTTTCCGATTCACTCGCCGTCGGGTATGCCCGTCGGTTTCGGCGGTCGGACGATGGGCAGCCATCCTGCCAAATATATCAATTCCCCACAGACGAAACTCTTTAACAAGTCGCGTCTTCTTTACGGCTACCACCTGGCCAAGGAGCAGATCTACCGCAAAAAACGGCTCATCGTGGTAGAAGGGTACATGGATGTCATCATGCTCCACCAGGCAGGTTTCGGCACCGCCGTCGCGACGCTGGGAACGGCATTAACGAACGATCATTTGCCTCTTTTGAAAAAAGGGGAGCCCGAAGTGATCGTCGCCTACGACGGTGACAATGCGGGTATCAACGCCGCGATGAAAGCGGCCCTGCTGCTGAGCAGCCACAACTTCGAAGGAGGCGTGGTTCTCTTTGGCAACGGGATGGATCCGGCCGACATGGTCAATGCCGGCAATGCCGATGCCATCGAAGCGCTTTTCTCCAAACCGATCCCCTATGCACAGTTCGTGATCGACCAGATCGTCTCGCAGCACAATATTCATACGCCCAAAGGGAAAGAGGATGCTTTCCATACGGTGAAAAACTACCTCGCTACACTCTCGCCGTTCGTACAGGAGAAGTATCTTCCCTACGCGGCACTGCGTCTTGGCGTCAACGTGGCGATGCTCGCACCCAAAACGGAGAAACCGGTATATCGCCAATATTCACACGACAGAAGAGGGACACAACAGCCGTCCCAACCGCAACCGTTTCTCACCCTTACGGATGTCGCCGAAGAGAGTATCATCAAAACACTGCTCAAGATCCCGACGCTTACCGATATGGTACTCGATACGATGGACAGCTCGATGTTCGGTGTCCACCGCGAAGCTTTCGAAGCGCTACTCCAAGGTGGAGAACATGAAGATCTACTGCGTATCGAACTGGATGATACGATCGTCACCTACAGTGAAGAGGAGCTCAAAAAACAGCTCGTCTACTTTCTGCAGCGCTACTACAAAAAAGCACTTGACAATATAAAAAAAGATGATAGACTTCCATTCGAAAAAAAGATTTTTTATATTCGCAAATATCAAGATTATATCAACCATTTGAAACGAGGAGAACTTGTCCCTTATGAAAGCAATCGCACTTTTTAG